One genomic region from Pristiophorus japonicus isolate sPriJap1 chromosome 27, sPriJap1.hap1, whole genome shotgun sequence encodes:
- the LOC139239353 gene encoding probable G-protein coupled receptor 139 → MGQDFIPVRLIESIYYPILAAFGVVVNVMAIFVLSRGKCGLSKCISRYMVAMAAADLLVLVTEVLMWRLADLFFPRSVLSIHYVCSLNIVLVFATTVISVWLTVAFTVDRFVAICCQKLRTSYCSERTAAVVIGTVCVLGCFKSVPWYFTYQPQLIIGTVPWGCTRKPIFYISPAWAAFELTFYIVTPCLPFGFVLLFNVLTARHILVASRVRRGLRDHSNGEHQQDPEMENRRKSIVLLFSISGTFILLWLTEIMFYTYQRITNTYDYSTHDPLYIAERTGVMLQLLSSCTNTCIYVITQAKFREELKKTTQYPLNVIVKLIKK, encoded by the exons ATGGGTCAAGATTTTATTCCAGTTCGCCTTATAGAAAGCATTTACTATCCAATTCTTGCTGCTTTTGGAGTTGTCG TTAATGTGATGGCGATTTTCGTCCTTTCTCGAGGAAAGTGCGGCCTCTCCAAATGTATCAGCCGATatatggtggccatggcagcggcagatCTCCTGGTCCTCGTCACCGAGGTGCTGATGTGGCGATTAGCAGACCTTTTCTTCCCACGTTCTGTCCTCTCCATTCATTACGTCTGTTCTCTGAATATTGTGTTGGTTTTTGCAACAACCGTGATTTCTGTCTGGCTCACAGTTGCTTTCACcgtcgatcgatttgtggccatttgctgTCAGAAGCTGAGAACGAGTTATTGCAGCGAGAGAACGGCAGCTGTGGTTATAGGAACAGTGTGTGTGCTGGGCTGTTTCAAATCTGTACCCTGGTACTTTACATATCAACCGCAGCTTATCATTGGAACTGTGCCTTGGGGCTGCACGAGAAAACCCATCTTTTATATCTCCCCCGCGTGGGCAGCATTTGAATTAACGTTTTATATTGTAACCCCGTGCCTCCCTTTCGGTTTTGTTTTGCTGTTCAatgtcctcacagccaggcacattttagtggccagcagagtccgcagggGACTCCGCGATCACAGCAATGGAGAACATCAGCAggatccagagatggagaaccggaGGAAATCCATCGTTTTACTCTTCAGTATATCCGGCACTTTCATACTGTTGTGGCTGACTGAAATTATGTTTTACACATATCAGCGAATTACAAACACTTATGATTATTCCACGCACGACCCTCTATACATCGCTGAAAGGACTGGAGTCATGCTACAGCTTCTCAGTTCCTGCACAAACACATGTATCTATGTCATTACTCAGgcgaaattcagagaggagctgAAGAAAACGACGCAATACCCACTCAATGTAATtgttaaattaattaaaaaatag